A window from Gottschalkiaceae bacterium SANA encodes these proteins:
- the ybaK gene encoding Cys-tRNA(Pro) deacylase: MSKKKKTNAIRLLERQKIAYEIREFSIDDGLMDGLSVAQKTGQMPNQVFKTLVTQGENGNICVFCLPVSSSLDLKKAAKAAGSKRIRMIPMQDLLARTGYVHGGCSPVGMKKSYPTWIDQSAMGYDKICMSGGARGIQVCLSPKQLQKMIDSQWADLREA; this comes from the coding sequence ATGAGCAAGAAGAAAAAAACCAATGCGATCCGGCTATTGGAGCGTCAAAAAATTGCCTATGAAATACGCGAGTTCAGCATTGATGATGGTTTGATGGATGGGCTGAGCGTTGCTCAAAAGACGGGTCAGATGCCAAATCAGGTATTTAAGACGCTTGTTACACAAGGCGAAAATGGAAATATTTGTGTCTTTTGTCTTCCGGTTTCATCTTCTTTGGATCTGAAAAAAGCGGCCAAAGCTGCGGGCTCAAAGCGGATACGAATGATCCCTATGCAAGACTTGCTGGCACGAACGGGATATGTGCATGGTGGATGTTCGCCTGTTGGCATGAAAAAAAGCTATCCTACATGGATTGATCAATCAGCCATGGGGTATGATAAAATTTGTATGAGTGGTGGAGCTAGAGGGATTCAGGTCTGTTTATCACCGAAACAATTGCAAAAAATGATTGATTCGCAATGGGCTGATTTAAGGGAGGCGTAA
- a CDS encoding class II fructose-1,6-bisphosphate aldolase: MLVSGIDVMKHAHRNGYAVGAFNVNNMEAIQAIIEAAEELQSPVIIQASQGGLKYAGVKYMAAMVKVAAEVASVPVVLHLDHGTEFSSQVQCLQAGWTSLMIDASHYDLQENIAKTKEIVEMAHQVGVGVEAELGKIGGVEDDIAVDAKDAVYTEVDEAYDFVCATGVDYLAIAVGTAHGPYKGDPKIDFTRIAEIKAKVNMPLVLHGSSGLPKESIEKAIAAGINKINIDTDLRQAYHRAVKKFVTENPDIYDPRKINAPGKEAMKEVAKDKMRMFNSVNQAWR, from the coding sequence ATGTTGGTTTCAGGTATAGATGTAATGAAACACGCCCATAGAAACGGATATGCAGTGGGTGCTTTTAATGTGAACAATATGGAAGCGATTCAAGCGATTATCGAAGCAGCGGAAGAGTTACAATCACCAGTGATTATTCAAGCCTCGCAAGGCGGTTTGAAATATGCAGGGGTAAAGTATATGGCCGCAATGGTGAAAGTAGCGGCGGAAGTTGCTAGTGTGCCTGTGGTCCTCCACTTGGATCATGGTACAGAATTCTCTAGCCAAGTGCAATGCTTGCAAGCGGGCTGGACATCATTGATGATTGATGCATCTCATTATGACTTGCAAGAAAACATTGCAAAGACGAAAGAAATTGTGGAAATGGCTCACCAAGTAGGTGTTGGCGTGGAAGCAGAGCTTGGGAAGATTGGCGGCGTGGAAGATGACATTGCGGTTGACGCAAAAGACGCGGTATATACAGAGGTGGATGAGGCATATGATTTTGTATGTGCGACAGGAGTTGACTATTTGGCGATTGCGGTAGGTACCGCCCATGGTCCCTACAAGGGAGACCCCAAGATTGACTTCACGCGGATTGCGGAAATTAAAGCGAAAGTCAATATGCCTTTGGTACTGCATGGTTCTTCGGGCCTGCCGAAAGAATCTATTGAAAAGGCAATTGCCGCCGGTATTAATAAGATCAATATCGATACAGATCTTCGCCAGGCTTATCACCGTGCCGTGAAGAAGTTCGTTACGGAAAACCCAGATATTTATGATCCTCGTAAAATCAACGCACCTGGAAAAGAGGCGATGAAAGAAGTTGCCAAAGATAAAATGCGCATGTTTAATTCAGTGAACCAGGCGTGGAGATAG
- a CDS encoding formate--tetrahydrofolate ligase, producing the protein MANVGTDIEIARSAKMKTIDKIAEEAGILSSELEPYGRYMAKISLDAMKRLKDQPDGKLILVTAINPTPAGEGKTTTNIGLSMAMNQLGKKTFTTLREPSLGPVFGIKGGAAGGGYSQVLPMEQINLHFTGDIHAITSAHNLLTALLDNHIHRGNELNIDPRRVVWKRVMDLNDRALRHVNVGLGGPLNGVPRESGFDITVASEIMAILCLSNDIEDLKRRLDRIIVAYTYDVQPIRCKDLGATDSLAILLREALNPNLVQTIEGTPAIIHGGPFANIAHGCNSVLATKMALKLGDYVVTEAGFGADLGAEKFFNIKCRKANLTPDAAVIVATARALKFHGGVEKTRLTEENLVAVKKGFANLEKHVENVRKFGIPCVVAINVFASDTREELDLIHRLCHEIGIEVVLAEVWGKGGAGGLALAEKVIELVESNHNNFHYLYDSNRSIREKIITIAKEIYGADGVKFSKECEKHIAELEELGLDRYPICMAKTPMSLSDDPRLKGRPEGFKINVQQIRAKAGAGFLIVYTGNVMTMPGLPKVPSAVKMTIDKNGTIQGLF; encoded by the coding sequence ATGGCGAATGTAGGAACAGATATTGAGATTGCAAGAAGCGCAAAGATGAAAACCATCGATAAAATTGCAGAGGAAGCTGGAATTTTATCATCGGAATTAGAGCCCTATGGAAGATATATGGCGAAGATTTCCCTAGACGCCATGAAACGCTTGAAGGATCAACCTGATGGCAAACTGATTTTGGTGACAGCCATCAATCCGACCCCGGCAGGGGAAGGCAAGACAACCACGAATATCGGCTTGAGTATGGCCATGAATCAATTGGGCAAGAAGACCTTCACAACCTTGAGAGAGCCTTCTTTAGGCCCAGTATTTGGTATCAAGGGTGGTGCCGCCGGTGGCGGATACTCACAAGTGTTGCCTATGGAACAAATCAATCTCCATTTTACCGGAGATATTCATGCTATTACGTCTGCGCACAATTTATTGACGGCGCTTTTGGACAATCATATTCATCGTGGAAATGAATTGAATATCGATCCAAGGCGTGTAGTCTGGAAGCGCGTTATGGATTTAAATGATCGTGCTCTTAGACATGTCAATGTTGGATTGGGTGGTCCATTGAATGGCGTGCCGCGAGAATCTGGATTTGATATTACAGTTGCCTCCGAGATTATGGCCATCCTTTGTTTATCTAATGATATTGAAGATTTGAAGCGACGATTGGATCGAATTATTGTGGCTTACACCTATGATGTTCAGCCGATTCGATGTAAAGACCTAGGGGCGACGGACTCTTTGGCTATTCTTCTACGAGAAGCCTTGAATCCCAATCTGGTACAAACGATTGAAGGAACACCGGCTATTATTCATGGGGGACCCTTCGCAAATATCGCACATGGATGTAATAGTGTATTGGCAACAAAGATGGCTTTGAAACTTGGAGATTATGTAGTGACTGAAGCTGGATTTGGTGCAGATTTGGGTGCCGAAAAGTTTTTTAATATTAAGTGCCGCAAGGCGAATTTGACACCGGATGCTGCTGTGATCGTGGCGACTGCTCGTGCGTTGAAATTTCACGGTGGGGTGGAGAAGACACGATTGACAGAGGAAAATCTGGTAGCCGTGAAGAAGGGATTTGCCAATCTTGAGAAGCACGTGGAAAATGTGCGAAAATTTGGAATTCCTTGCGTGGTGGCCATTAATGTATTTGCAAGTGACACCCGAGAAGAGTTGGATTTGATTCATCGCTTGTGTCATGAAATTGGGATCGAAGTTGTTCTGGCGGAGGTTTGGGGAAAAGGCGGAGCCGGCGGATTGGCTTTGGCAGAAAAAGTGATTGAATTGGTGGAAAGCAACCATAATAATTTTCACTATCTTTATGATTCAAATCGCTCGATTCGAGAGAAGATCATTACCATTGCCAAGGAGATCTATGGAGCGGATGGGGTGAAATTTTCTAAGGAATGCGAGAAGCATATTGCAGAGCTCGAGGAATTGGGTTTGGATCGCTATCCAATCTGCATGGCGAAAACACCGATGTCCTTATCAGACGATCCGCGTTTAAAGGGACGTCCAGAAGGGTTTAAAATTAATGTACAACAAATTCGCGCCAAAGCTGGCGCTGGATTTTTGATCGTATATACAGGAAATGTTATGACCATGCCGGGATTGCCGAAAGTGCCATCTGCGGTGAAGATGACCATCGATAAAAATGGAACGATTCAAGGGTTATTTTAA
- a CDS encoding urocanate hydratase, whose translation MIRNEAIDQAMHVKLEDVCKELPKPPVFEANKRRAPKRAFTLTQEETVLALQNALRYLPEKWHQTMAPEFLEELRTHGRIYGYRFRPEGAIKGKGIDQYKGKTAAGKAIQVMIDNNLDFDIALYPYELVTYGETGQVCQNWMQYQLIRRYLEELQEDQTLVVASGHPVGLFHSDRHAPRVILTNALMIGMYDNQENWNRAMQLGVANYGQMTAGGWMYIGPQGIVHGTYSTLLNAARQRADRAADADCTGLLFVSSGLGGMSGAQAKSVEIANGVGIVAEVDASRIKTRHDQGWVSEVANTPKDAFSRAEQAKEKGQALSIAFHGNIVDLLEYAAEHEVTIDLLSDQTSCHAVYDGGYCPADVTFEERTRLLSEEKNRFEAMVDQTLKRHFKAIQALAKQGTYFFDYGNSFLKAVFDAGVPEVCKNGKDPIDGFVFPSYVEDLMGPLFFDYGYGPFRWVCLSGDPTDLDKTDQAAMDCIDPNRRFQDRDNYNWIRDAKKNALVVGTQARILYQDAMGRMKIALRFNEMVREGVIGPVMLGRDHHDTGGTDSPFRETSNIKDGSNIMAEMATHCFAGNAARGMTMIALHNGGGVGIGKVINGGFGLLLDGSERVDEVIKSAIPWDAMGGVARRGWARNPHAIETAMAYNEEYAGRDHITLPFLADVDALTKLVKGK comes from the coding sequence ATGATTCGAAACGAAGCGATTGATCAAGCGATGCATGTAAAACTCGAAGATGTATGCAAGGAGTTGCCCAAGCCGCCCGTTTTTGAAGCAAACAAACGACGCGCACCAAAACGAGCATTTACCTTGACTCAAGAGGAAACGGTATTGGCTCTGCAAAATGCCCTTCGGTATCTGCCGGAGAAATGGCACCAAACGATGGCACCAGAATTCTTGGAAGAACTCCGCACCCATGGCCGAATTTATGGGTATCGATTTCGACCCGAAGGCGCCATTAAAGGAAAAGGAATTGATCAGTATAAGGGGAAAACGGCAGCAGGAAAAGCGATTCAGGTGATGATCGACAACAACCTGGACTTTGATATCGCCCTCTATCCCTATGAGTTGGTGACCTATGGCGAGACGGGCCAGGTCTGTCAGAACTGGATGCAATATCAATTGATACGCAGATATTTAGAAGAGCTTCAGGAAGATCAAACCCTGGTGGTTGCTTCTGGCCACCCCGTTGGATTGTTTCACTCCGACCGCCATGCACCACGGGTGATTTTGACCAATGCTTTAATGATTGGCATGTATGACAATCAAGAAAATTGGAATCGCGCCATGCAATTGGGTGTAGCCAATTATGGCCAGATGACAGCTGGAGGCTGGATGTATATTGGACCTCAGGGGATTGTACATGGCACCTACTCGACGCTACTGAATGCGGCACGCCAACGCGCGGATCGAGCTGCCGATGCCGATTGCACGGGACTACTCTTTGTATCCAGTGGACTCGGCGGAATGTCAGGTGCGCAGGCGAAATCGGTTGAAATTGCCAACGGGGTTGGCATCGTTGCAGAGGTAGACGCATCCAGAATCAAAACCCGCCATGACCAGGGCTGGGTATCCGAGGTTGCAAACACACCAAAAGACGCGTTTTCCCGTGCTGAGCAAGCCAAAGAAAAGGGCCAAGCTCTTTCAATTGCTTTTCATGGAAATATTGTCGATCTATTGGAATATGCGGCAGAACATGAGGTGACTATTGATCTATTGTCGGATCAAACCAGCTGTCATGCGGTGTATGACGGGGGATATTGTCCGGCTGATGTTACTTTTGAAGAACGAACTCGCCTCCTTTCCGAGGAGAAAAATCGTTTCGAAGCGATGGTGGACCAAACCCTAAAACGACATTTTAAAGCGATTCAAGCCCTAGCGAAACAGGGCACCTACTTTTTCGATTATGGAAACAGCTTTTTGAAAGCCGTGTTTGACGCGGGCGTGCCGGAAGTTTGCAAGAATGGCAAGGATCCCATTGATGGATTTGTTTTCCCATCCTATGTGGAAGATTTGATGGGTCCTTTGTTCTTTGATTATGGCTATGGACCGTTTCGTTGGGTGTGCTTGTCAGGGGATCCGACTGATCTTGACAAAACTGATCAAGCGGCTATGGACTGTATCGATCCAAATCGAAGATTTCAAGATCGAGACAACTACAATTGGATTCGGGATGCCAAGAAGAATGCTTTGGTGGTGGGAACCCAGGCGAGGATTCTTTATCAGGATGCTATGGGCCGTATGAAAATTGCTCTTCGATTTAATGAGATGGTGAGAGAAGGTGTGATTGGACCGGTTATGCTGGGTAGAGATCACCACGATACTGGAGGCACAGATTCTCCTTTCCGCGAAACATCCAATATCAAAGATGGCAGCAATATTATGGCAGAAATGGCTACCCATTGCTTTGCGGGTAATGCAGCACGAGGAATGACCATGATCGCCTTGCACAACGGCGGTGGTGTTGGCATTGGCAAGGTTATCAATGGTGGATTTGGTTTGCTTTTAGATGGAAGTGAACGGGTTGATGAAGTGATTAAATCGGCGATTCCATGGGATGCTATGGGCGGTGTGGCGAGACGGGGATGGGCGAGAAATCCTCATGCGATTGAAACCGCCATGGCATACAATGAAGAGTATGCGGGACGAGATCATATCACGCTTCCATTTTTAGCGGATGTCGATGCATTGACTAAGCTTGTCAAAGGGAAATAG
- the ftcD gene encoding glutamate formimidoyltransferase, producing the protein MDKKSLYQSVPNFSEGRDLKKVEAIVDCFRGNPGVKLLDYSSDADHNRSVVTVVGEPGPLKEALFNAVQIATELIDLSTHQGQHPRMGATDVIPFIPIQNASMEEARGLANDLAKRLGEELKIPVILYEESATAPHRTNLAKVRKGEFEAMKEKLLEEEWRPDFGPNAPHSTAGVTAVGARMPLVAFNVNLNTNDLSIASAIGKKVRHSSGGLRFVKAMGVALEDRGIVQVSMNMTNYTKTALYQAVEMVRFEAARYGVAVIGTELIGLAPMAALIDSAVYYMGLEDFSYEQVLETHLME; encoded by the coding sequence ATGGATAAAAAATCCTTGTATCAAAGTGTTCCAAATTTTAGCGAAGGTCGAGATTTAAAAAAAGTTGAAGCAATCGTTGACTGCTTTCGAGGAAATCCAGGGGTAAAGCTTTTGGATTATAGTTCAGATGCCGATCACAACCGATCGGTTGTAACCGTCGTTGGAGAACCGGGACCCCTGAAGGAGGCGCTGTTCAATGCGGTACAAATAGCGACTGAACTGATAGACCTTTCAACCCATCAGGGACAACATCCCCGTATGGGCGCAACCGATGTGATCCCCTTTATACCCATACAAAATGCAAGCATGGAGGAAGCACGGGGCTTGGCGAATGATTTAGCGAAGCGATTGGGAGAAGAGCTGAAGATTCCAGTGATTCTTTATGAAGAGTCAGCAACGGCACCCCATCGCACCAACCTGGCCAAGGTACGAAAAGGCGAGTTCGAAGCCATGAAGGAAAAACTGCTTGAGGAAGAGTGGAGACCGGATTTTGGCCCGAATGCACCACATTCTACTGCGGGGGTTACCGCTGTTGGGGCACGAATGCCTTTGGTTGCTTTTAATGTGAATTTGAACACCAACGATTTGTCCATTGCTTCGGCGATTGGCAAGAAGGTACGTCATTCTTCCGGTGGTTTGCGATTTGTAAAAGCCATGGGTGTTGCTCTAGAAGATCGTGGGATTGTACAGGTTTCCATGAATATGACCAATTATACCAAAACGGCACTTTACCAAGCCGTTGAGATGGTTCGATTTGAAGCGGCGCGCTACGGGGTTGCCGTGATAGGAACAGAATTAATCGGATTGGCGCCGATGGCGGCCTTGATCGATTCTGCCGTTTATTATATGGGTCTCGAGGACTTCTCATATGAGCAGGTGCTTGAAACCCATTTGATGGAGTAG